The stretch of DNA CGTTAGAAACACAGAGGACGTGGGTAGTGGCGACTGGGAAAACATCAAAAAAATCGGCTGAAATGGAGCCGACAGTTCTGGCTATTGGCCCGCTGACGGCGCAGGCGGCGCTGCTGCATGGGCCTTTGCTGGAGCAGACCGGGCTGTTTGGGGGCAATGCCCTGCTGCTGACCGGGCCAGCGCGGGTAGGTAAATTGGCGGTGGCGTGGGCGGTAGCCGCACAGTTCAACTGCTCCGGCATTCGCGGCATGTCGGGCGAGGCGTGTGGGCAATGCCCGTCTTGCCGCACGTTGGCGGCAGGCACGCACCCCGATGTGCTGACCGTAGAGCCCCGAGCCACCACCAGCACGGGCAAAACGGCGCGGCGCAAAATTATTCCGATTGGGGCGATTCTGGACAGCCGAGACGATAAGAACGAATACGACATTCACGTCTACGAGTTCTTGGAAGTCCAGCCCACCTTCAGGCGGCGCGTGGTCATCGTGAGCGGCGCGGAATATCTGGGCACCACCGCCGGAAACGCCCTGCTGAAACTGGTGGAAGAACCGCCGCACGGGGCCATGTTCGTGTTCTTGGCCGAAGATGCGCGGGCCGTGCTGCCCACGATTGCCAGCCGCAGCGCCCGCCTGAGCGTCTCGCCCGCGCCTGACCAAGCGGTGGCGTTTGCCTTAGCCAAAGCAGGCCACGATCCTGACCCCGAACTGGTGGCCTTCGCCGCAGGACGCGCCGGAGTGCTGGCCGACCCGGACACGGTGCGGAGTGCTTTGGCCGATGCCCGCGAACTGGAAGAAGCCATCGGCACGGGCCTCCTGACCGCCCTAGAAGCTGCCGAACGCCTGGAAAAACGCTTTGACCCGGCGTGGCATCCTGAGGCGTTGCGCTTTGTGTGGCAGCCCCGCCCCCCCGCCCAGCGTGCCCGTGCCGACACTGCGCTAGACGCCCTGCAAGCCGCGCTGGAAGCCTACGCCAGCCCCAGCCTCAGCTTTCAGGTGTTCGTGCTGGGATTGCGGGATGCGTTCGGGTTGGCATAGAGCGGGTTCACCTTCCAACCCAACCCCGCCTTCCCCCAGTACACTCCCCCCATGACCCGCCCGCACACCCAACCCCAACTTCACGGTTCTACCCAAGTGTGGACACTGGCGACTGGCCCCCTGCAAGAAAACGCTGTGATAGTCGCCGGAACGCAGAATGAAGGCTTCCTGTTCGATCCCGGCGATGAGGCCGACAAGGTATGGGCATGGGTGCGGGCTTCCGGCGTGACCGTGCGCGGAATTTTGCTCACCCACGCGCATTTTGACCACATTGGGGCGGTGCAGCCCATGCGCGAGGTTCTGAAGGTGCCCGTGTATCTGCATCCCGCCGATCTGCCGATTTACCAGCTGGGCGCGGCGAGTGCAGCCCGCTGGAATTTGCCGTTTATCCAGCCGGAAGCGCCCGAGCATGGGATAACGCAGGGGCAGACCTTTACGGCGGGCGACCTGACCCTCACGGCCCGCGAAGTGCCCGGACACGCGCCCGGCCATGTGGTGTTCGTGGATGGGGCAAAGTCTGTTGTCGTCGCCGGAGACACCCTGTTTCGCGGCAGCATTGGCCGCACCGACTTGCCTGGCGGCAACCATGCCCAACTGTTGGCGGGTATCGCGCAGGAACTCCTGACCCTGCCCGACGAGGCCGCCGTTTATCCGGGGCACGGGCCAGCCACCACCATCGGCTTCGAGCGGCGCACCAATCCATTTCTGAAGTAGGGGAGTGGTTGAGGCGCTCTAGCTCTGAGCTGTGCGCTGTGCATTCCAGTAGGCTTTAATGACTGATATTTCAGATGTGCTTAGACCCCTAGGCCCTAGACCATTAGACGTCCTCCCCAAAGGAATCTCCATGACCCACACCCCCCCACCCGCCGGAGTCTTCGATGCCGTCGCCACCCTGCGGGCCGATGACGGCCACCGCTTCCTGCTTCAGCGTCATCCACAGAGTCCCGTACTGCGCCCCAGTCCCCTCAATGCGTGGGAAGCCATGAACGTCTTCAACGCCGCCGTCTTGCAGCACGGGGGCCTGTTCCACATGCATTACCGGGCACAGGGGATAGATTTCGTGTCCAGCATCGGCTACGCGGTGTCCTCTGACGGTCTGACGTGGAATAAGTTGGAGCGGCCTGTCTTGGCCCCGCGGGAGCCCTACGAATCGCGTGGGGTAGAAGACCCGCGTGTGACGTGGCACGAGAACGACCAGTGTTTTTATATGGCCTACACCGCCTATTCTCCGCTCGGCATCATGCCCTGCCTCGCCCGCTCGCATAACCTGATTTTGTGGGAGCGGCTCGGCCCGGTTATTCGCGGCGAGGACAACAAAGACCATGTGCTGTTTCCGCGCAAGATCGGCGGGCGATACGTGATGTTTCACCGCCGCCCGCCCAGCATCTGGATTGCGTATTCCGACGACCTGCTGAACTGGACAGACCACCGCGAAATTATGGCCCCGCGCCCCGAATTGGCTGGCTGGGACGAAAAGCGCGTCGGCGCGGGCGGCGTACCCATAGAAACCCCGCACGGCTGGTTGGTGCTGTATCACGCCTACGATCAGCGCCATGTGTACCGCCTGTCTGCCGCGTTGCTCGACCTAGAAGACCCGTCCAAAGTGCTGCGCCGCCCTGCCGACTTCATTATGGAACCCACCGAAACGTGGGAAATCCGGGGCGATGTGCCCAACGTGGTGTTCTCGTGCGCCAATCCGGTGGTCGGCGATGAAGTCTGGCTCTATTACGGCGGCGCAGACCGCATGGTGGGGTTGGCCACCTGCAAACTCAGCGATCTGATGGAGTTCGTGCTGGAGCCGTAATTCGTCCCCCAAGTCCAAACCCTACTTGGCACCCAGACAACCACACGTTCAGATGAGATTCTGATGATGTGAGAATTTATGCAAAGCAATTT from Deinococcus sp. QL22 encodes:
- a CDS encoding DNA polymerase III; its protein translation is MEPTVLAIGPLTAQAALLHGPLLEQTGLFGGNALLLTGPARVGKLAVAWAVAAQFNCSGIRGMSGEACGQCPSCRTLAAGTHPDVLTVEPRATTSTGKTARRKIIPIGAILDSRDDKNEYDIHVYEFLEVQPTFRRRVVIVSGAEYLGTTAGNALLKLVEEPPHGAMFVFLAEDARAVLPTIASRSARLSVSPAPDQAVAFALAKAGHDPDPELVAFAAGRAGVLADPDTVRSALADARELEEAIGTGLLTALEAAERLEKRFDPAWHPEALRFVWQPRPPAQRARADTALDALQAALEAYASPSLSFQVFVLGLRDAFGLA
- a CDS encoding MBL fold metallo-hydrolase; translation: MTRPHTQPQLHGSTQVWTLATGPLQENAVIVAGTQNEGFLFDPGDEADKVWAWVRASGVTVRGILLTHAHFDHIGAVQPMREVLKVPVYLHPADLPIYQLGAASAARWNLPFIQPEAPEHGITQGQTFTAGDLTLTAREVPGHAPGHVVFVDGAKSVVVAGDTLFRGSIGRTDLPGGNHAQLLAGIAQELLTLPDEAAVYPGHGPATTIGFERRTNPFLK
- a CDS encoding glycosidase; translated protein: MTHTPPPAGVFDAVATLRADDGHRFLLQRHPQSPVLRPSPLNAWEAMNVFNAAVLQHGGLFHMHYRAQGIDFVSSIGYAVSSDGLTWNKLERPVLAPREPYESRGVEDPRVTWHENDQCFYMAYTAYSPLGIMPCLARSHNLILWERLGPVIRGEDNKDHVLFPRKIGGRYVMFHRRPPSIWIAYSDDLLNWTDHREIMAPRPELAGWDEKRVGAGGVPIETPHGWLVLYHAYDQRHVYRLSAALLDLEDPSKVLRRPADFIMEPTETWEIRGDVPNVVFSCANPVVGDEVWLYYGGADRMVGLATCKLSDLMEFVLEP